A portion of the Suricata suricatta isolate VVHF042 chromosome 11, meerkat_22Aug2017_6uvM2_HiC, whole genome shotgun sequence genome contains these proteins:
- the SVIP gene encoding small VCP/p97-interacting protein isoform X2: MGMCFPCPGEASPPSPDLEEKRAKLAEAAERRQKEAASRGILDVRSVEEKRKKKEKIEKQIAASGPPSEGGLRWTVS; encoded by the exons ATGGGGATGTGTTTTCCTTGTCCGGGGGAGGCCTCGCCTCCCTCGCCGGACCTG gaagagaaaagagcaaagcttgcagaggctgcagagagaagacagaaggag GCTGCATCTCGAGGCATTTTGGATGTTCGGTctgtggaagaaaagagaaagaaaaaagaaaaaatagaaaaacaaattgcTGCCTCTGGGCCTCCATCAGAAGGTGGACTTAGG TGGACAGTTTCATGA
- the SVIP gene encoding small VCP/p97-interacting protein isoform X1 codes for MGMCFPCPGEASPPSPDLEEKRAKLAEAAERRQKEAASRGILDVRSVEEKRKKKEKIEKQIAASGPPSEGGLRTFDRHVKLYPSLLCKEVTAVV; via the exons ATGGGGATGTGTTTTCCTTGTCCGGGGGAGGCCTCGCCTCCCTCGCCGGACCTG gaagagaaaagagcaaagcttgcagaggctgcagagagaagacagaaggag GCTGCATCTCGAGGCATTTTGGATGTTCGGTctgtggaagaaaagagaaagaaaaaagaaaaaatagaaaaacaaattgcTGCCTCTGGGCCTCCATCAGAAGGTGGACTTAGG ACGTTTGACCGACATGTAAAACTATACCCGTCGCTGCTGTGCAAGGAAGTCACTGCAGTTGTATAG